AAACAGTCTTACACATGCACTAATAGAAAAACATCATTCAGGTCAGGCTTTCGGGCTTCCATTCAAGCCAAGGTCAGGCATGAGGAAACACATATTCATGCTTCGGTACGGGCTCATGCCTAGGAATTTCACTTTGGGATTTGTGAAGCCCGGCCTGAAACCCGAGGTATGATCAggtttagagcatctctagccgtgcccccaacaggcccccagggCGACTTTTTTCGCGCCGACACCCAAAAAACCCCCAGTCGCGCCCCAAGATGTCGAAATCCGCCGGCTTGGCCCTTTTTTAGCCTGGCGACCCCGGGCCGAACCCAGCACGCTGGGGGCACCCGGGGGCTCCggcgaaaggaaaaaaacacacatgggccacactgtcaggcgaaaagtcaaggTAATCGTCCAGATTCGCCCCCCACGCGCGAGCGCTCGGCCACCACCCTTCCaatcccggcgccgcccgccgcccagcaCCGCTAGATATGCCATTCCCTGCGCGAAAAAGATAGAAGGTTTCGCCGCGGCAACCTCTCCACCATCTTCCGGGCAAGTTTTTTGGTGCTCCGACCACGCAGGGCGGTATACCGGCGGCTGTGCGCCCACCACGCCCGCCAAGTGTTCGGTGGTTTGCCTGCTCGGCGATGtactcggacgacgaggaggcaTTCACAgcgttgctggaggaggaagccgatgccgacgTGCACGAGGAGaagcatctcatggtcctcgccgccctcgccggcctgctagCAAGCAGTGAAAAGCcgtggcgaggtggctcggcgccggggcggctaaaaggcaaagaaccggcatcgtctagAAGGCTATTTCATgttctactccgactacttcgccgacgctccattgcATGGCGACAAAGTTTTTTGGCACTGGTattggatgagccgaaagcttttcctcaggattgtgataTCCATCCGGGAGTTCGGCAGCTAcatcaagtgcaagaaggattgcaccggcacacttggattcacctcaatccagaagtgcatgacagctatgaggatgcttgcatacagagcttccagtgattcactcgatgactatgggcgcatggccgagtccacgaccattgagtgtttgTACAAGTTCTACAGGGcaatggtggcagtgtttggacagCAATACTTGtgatcacccaatgctgaagacactgctcggatcctagcacagaatgtagcaagaggatttcctgggatgcttggaagcatcgactgcatgcattagaaatggaagaactgtccattttcttggcaggggatgtacaaaggcgccaaaggcggttgcagtggtacttgaggcagtggccacacacgacctctggatttggcactccttctttggtattccaggaactcacaatgacatcaacgtgctacAGTGCTCCCccgtctttgccaagcttgttgaaggtcattctcctccagtgaacttcgaggtcaatgggcggcactacagcAAGGGGTACTACCTAGATGATGACATCTATCCGTggtggtctacatttgtgaagactatctcaaactctgtgtcaggaggcaagaactcccactttgcgaaggttcatgaggcttgcaggaaggatgtcgagcgggcatttggtgtgctccaatctcgatttgctgttgtccggtaccctgctcagacctggtcgaaagatcaaatgtgggagatcatgacttgctgtgtcatcttgcacaacatgatcattgagagcgagcaggaagaccactatttgacactgaaccatattacaggcaggtTCCTCttgcgcaagttgatcaccagctaccggcaacctggactgccttcctcaatatgcgtcaggagatccgagacccacaggtgcatcaacaactgcagcatgatctggtggagcacctatgaaggttcaagggcaacgcctagctggacgtgtgatgaaatatgagtttttatttgttgaactatgtaatttgtattgaattatttgttgttgaactatttgatttctattgattttctgtgatgaactatgtgataaaaaaattatttttgttGAATTTGGGCCGAACCATGGCAAATATGGACCGATTTGTGCCGATATCGGGCCGATTTTTCGCCGAAACTGGGCCAAAGAGCGGGGTCATTTGCGGAAAAATGGACCGATATCGGcacctgggggcggcggctgggaacccAATCGCCCCAGCGTCGATTTTAGCACCGGCTCACCCCCATGCGGCGATTTTCAAGCCTCTTTGGAGGggccaatggctggagatgctcttaggcatCACCTTGGAAACctctaaaaaagaaaaagaaaagccaCCTTGGAAAGACTAGcctcaaataaaataaaatttaccAGCTTGGAAAGACAGGTGCCAAACCGGGGAGCGCACACCTGGTCCGGTCGAGCGCGCCCAAACATACACGGGCACCTCCTCCATTCTATCTTCTCGAGGTGCCCACGCCCCTCCTCCTCGACCACCCAATCCGGTTCGCACCGCCTCTCGCCGTCGCCATGTCCGTCGCCGtggcggccgcctcctcctccctcccctctcGCTACGCACTGGGCCACGCCAACTCGCACCGCCCCCTGCGCTTCGTCTCTTCCCCGCCGCAGCCGTGCGCCTCCCCAGCGtcgctcctccggcggcggcgggcggcggcgcccaCCACCTTCTGCTCCGCGCCGTCGCTCGGCCGCGTCGGCTGGCCGCGCCGCGAGGGGAGCGCCTGGCTGCTCTCCTTCAGCGCCGAGGCCGATGCCTCCCCGTCTGACGCCGAGGGGGCCGGGGACCCCTCGGAGGCGGTCTCCGCGCTGCTCCCGCTCGTCGTCGTCGCCACGGCCGTCGCCGCCCTCGGCAACCCTGCCACCTTCTCCTGGTGAGCCAAGCGTCCGCTGGACGCTTCAAGAAGATTCTTGGCTTGGAATTTTGCACAGCTAGCAGCACATGGTCATTGATTGATTTGATTATTGTAAGTCCTTTTGCAGGGTCTCCAAGGAGCTGTACGCACCTGCGCTCGGAGGCATCATGCTCTCCATTGGCATCAAACTATCCTTCGACGACTTCGCTCTGGCCTTCAAGAGGTATATTTTTCACTCTTCTACGGCTTCACCCAAGATCATAGAGCAAATGTGAAACCATTTTTTGTCTGGTCGTGTGTTGTGTTCCCAAATCCAGGCCAGTGCCGCTGTCGATTGGTTACATGGCCCAGTACATGCTCAAGCCGCTGCTGGGAGTGCTGATCGCAAGGGTGTTCCGGATGCCATCCGCCTTCTTCGCTGGTTTCATGCTTACATGCTGCGTCTCGGGCGCGCAGCTTTCGAGCTATGCCAGCTTCCTGGGGAAAGGAGATGTTGCGTTGAGTATTCTGCTCACGACCTACTCCACCATATCTTCGGTGATTGTGACACCTATTCTCACTGGTTTGTTGATTGGTTCAGTGGTTCCGGTTAATGGAATTGCAATGGCGAAATCGATTCTCCAGGTAATGGAATCGTTCCAGTTCCAGGTGGTTTCTTGCTAACTAACAAGGTCATTCTTTGATTTTACTCtgatttctgatttttttttccagGTGGTTCTTCTGCCTGTGACAGTAGGTCTCCTTCTGAATACCTATGCAAAACCAGTGGTTAACGTCATACAACCAGTGATGCCATTTGTTGCTATGGTGTGCACATCACTCTGTATTGGGAGCCCTCTTGCTATAAATAGGACCATGCTCCTCTCATCACAAGGATTCATGTTACTTCTCCCCATAGTGACTTTCCACATTGCGGCTTTTGTTGTCGGTTACTGGGTTTCCAAGTTGCCTCAGTTGAGGTAATCATTAAATGCCGTGATTACATTTATATTCATTTGTAATGTTCCTCTTGCATAGTTGATTTTTTGCCCATGATTTTGCTAAAGCACGATTCAATCTTATGTGCAATATTGATGGAACTGAGTCATCTCTTTTCTTTGATGCTACTTTCTGTTACGTCTGCAGAAGTCCTATATGCCGATCATATTTACCTTCTAACAGGAAATGAAATTTTGCCTCTAGAGAAATCTTGACCAATTTCACTAAATAATTAAATTCTGTTATTTAAATTTTTTGTTAGTCACACATAGTTTCAGTAAAGTAGTTCCTTTTGAAAACAATATGGTGAAATTCATGCTGTAAAAAATGGTGAAATGTGTTAGACGTATCATATTTCATATTATGTTTATATTCCAGTGGCAAGTCGTCTGGCTCCATATTGTATATTTTACCTGAATTATTCCATTAAACTAACCTATTAGAAAAGCGTATTTTTCTATTCACATTTGTCATGACCACTAATTTCCAAAACTGAAACTTAATTCAATCTAGTAACCATCATGATAAATGGCCTGTTATTTGCAGCATTTGGTACCTTCGTCCTGTGTCTTGAAAAGTGAACTAGTATCACATCATCATTAATGGCTTCTGTTACAGCCAGCAATCTTTTTTTCGCATAAAACTATGCTTCTGAAGTTCCTTGATGCTGTTTGGCTAATTTTCTTATTGCACTTATGTGTAGGCAAGAAGAGCCTGTTTGTAGGACTATTTCAGTGTGTACTGGAATGCAGAGCTCCACCCTAGCCGGACTTCTTGCTACGCAATTTCTTGGAATCAGCCAGGCAGTTCCTGCAGCATGTTCTGTTGTTGTCATGGCAATATTTGGTTTGACCCTTGCATCGTACTGGGGAAGTGGCATGCGAATAAGAGACATTCCTTCAAGATTCTTCCCACAAGCTTCCGCTGATGCAAGATCGTGAGAGGCTGGATTTATAGCATTGAAATTTTTTCAAGGGCTCCCAGCTTGAGAAACTCTGCTGCCGTTTGGGGACGCAGTTACAGGGATGATGTCCTGCGCCTCATCCAGCAATCAGGCATGCCATAGTAGCTACAAAAGGCAGCACTACAAACCGCAGATTGTGCAAGATAAGCAGCGGCTGAGGATAACCTCGCCACAGAAACAACCTGCATGGCTGCATATGACGGAAGGATAATGAGATGCCAGTCATTTATCAGTTATCATACCATGTGCAGTAGGCTCCATTAATTAATTAGTGGCGCCTCCTTAGCCATTTTTTGTAGATACTAGATAGTAGACACGTTCATGATCCCTATGTACCACTAAGCATATGCATGTGCAATGCCAAAATCAGCGAAGCAATTCTTCCCAAGATGAACCCCATGAATTTATGTACCCTTACCAAGTCCTTGTTTTTGCGTAATATCCTTTCAAATTCAGTCCTTCTATGTCGCAAACGTGCTTAATCTAATTTTCACTCTTCGGCAAAGCTGAATGTTGAATTCAAGACTATTAGTTGGACAAAATAGAGTTTAGTATACAATCCCCCTTTGTGGAACAGAAAGATGAAGACAGGCTTTTCGTTTGTGTTGTTCTCAAAATATCTGTTGTCGCCAATGGTTTGATATTTCTGTAACAAACAAGTGATGAAGTGAGACAAGAGGACTTGACTTGTCCTGTAGTTTATCTGTCACTCTGATGGTCCTGGCATAAGCTGTGGACGTAACGGTTTGGGGATGCCACGGGCATAGCTCCCAACTAGGCAACTACAAATGATGACAAAGAAAGGAGAGAAGAAAAATCACACTCTACATCAGTCGTTTAATGAGTATCTCTTCTCCTGTCTATTTCACTTTTGTTTTAAGTTGGCCAGAGAGGTCCATTGCTTCGTTTTGTCGCTGAATGTAAGCCCGCGTGGGCGCTGAAAGGAATGTCGACGATAAGTAAGTCAAATTGTCCTAGCATGGGTACTGTCAACATCGTGTCGTTGGAAAAGACTTTCCATATGAACAAAGTTTAGTAAAATGAAGCCATCCATAGCTCTCAACAGCGATTTTAGATTCTCATCTCATATTTCCTGCGTAGTTTAGGGGATGGGGACCAAATGCGCCCGCCCCGTTTCGCTCGCTCAGATATGGGCTAGCCATATTAGGGAATACACTGCCTTTCCCCCAccggttctagaaccttccctgaaTCGGTTTTACTTTTTTatgtgtttttctttttgttttaaaattcaaaataaatttgaaatccaggaaaaaattgaaatctataattttttgaattcatgaacatcttttaatgggtgaacctttttcaaaatatGAGAATAACTTTTGAAACccgcaaacatttttttgaatcgacgaacaatttttgaaattcacgaacatttttcttGATGCCCGAGATCGCTATATGGTGTGCACACTGGGCCACTACTGGCAGCCACCAAAAAAAATATACTTGGTAGGCATTCATAATTTCATATTACATACTCATATGGACGCGGTTAAACTGAGCTCGAGCTCATGTGAGCTTGGGTGAACAGTAACATAAATAAAAAAGCAATTCAAAATTTATGATTCATTTTGTAGCAAACATTGATAAAAAAATTTCATTGCTTGCAAAGTTACATTGCAAAATGACACTTTTTcatatttattttcatttttttatttactATTCAATCAAGCTCACATGAACACGAGCTCAGTAAAACACTTTCCATAATCATAAGCACTTCTTTTGTCCCATGCAATGAGTTTTTAAATACAGCCTCACAGAAACCTCCCAATCCATTTATGAGTTACTTTTGCTCCTCTACTAGGCGGTATGCAGGGATCACGAGGCAGATGTGCGCCAGTGATAACGGGCTACCTATCGCCCTGGATCCAAACTTTATTGACGAACTACATATGAATATGATAAATATGCCACAACTCTCTGGAGCGCTTTACAGTCTCGGTCTAGATCTTGTGGAGGCACATGTTCGTGCATTAATAAATATACATACTATAGTACAATTGGTATGGAACAACACACTATATAATCAAACTCTTTTGGTGCCTGGCTTCCCATTTTTTTGTAGGTTCCTATACTGATACAATGTTAGCTCAAAACATGAGTAGAATCCCTAAAAGAACAGTTTTAACCTCAGACTTAGGCTTAAGAGGCATTGGGAATGTTAAAACGAGAAAGGGATCCCTTTCAAGTATCCAAGCCACCCACCCGACTATGCTTCCTGCAGGATATGTCCCTCCCTTTCCCCATCTGACGCGCCTCCACCGTAAGCACAACAGTAAAGCTAGGATACATGTTACGTTGCAACAATCATGGCCTACAGCGGCATTCGTTTGCTCTTGTAATTACTTTATAGTTATTAGAGAGTATGCCTGCAGTATAACGGAGGACCGTGGTTATTTGTGAGCAGTAGGGTTTTTGTGTAGGAGTGGATGCTTGCTtggttttattttctctttcttccTCCTTTTGTGGTCCGGTGCTTCTCAAGAGGCATTGGGAATGTCAAACGAGAAAGGAATCCCTTTCAAGTATCCAAGCCACCCACCGAATCATGCTTCCTGCAGGATGTGTCCCTCCCTTTCCTCATCCGACGAGCCTCCCCCGTAAGCACAACAGTAAAGCTAGGATACATGTTACATTGCAGCACTCGTGGCATACACCGGCATTTCGTGCAGCTTGCTCTTGTAGTTACTTTATAGTTATTAGAGAGTGTGTCTGCAGAAGAGCTGATGACCGTGATTATTTGTGAGCAGTAGGGTTTTTGTGTAGGAGTGGATGCTTgcttggttttcttttctttttcttcctccttttctgGTCCCGTGCTTCTCACTCGGGTACAAGCTTTTCTACTATACTCTCTTCTTATATAAAGCAATGGTACACAATTTGCATATTCTCAAGAAAACAAATTAGACAGCGTGACTATGAGATACATGTTTGGCCCTTGATCAAGATTGTTACTTTGATATGTTTCTACGATCAAGAACAGATTTTGAAAAGATCCAGAAACCACTATTTTTCATGTATTAGTAGGTACAACACGTAGAGGGTAACCCAAGGGAGGAAAATTAATCAAAGTGAAAAACACGTTGGGGTTCCCACTACATTGTCTTTACTCTTGAGAGCCACTGCACCAGCCAGCACCACTTACTCGCGGTGTCTATAATGAGATCAATAATCTTTTGAAGCTCCACGCGACTGTCATGGAAGAAGGGACGGTTCCTTTCAAACCAAATTTGTTGGCATTATGGTATACCGCAAGTGATTGCTCATGTAATTTTATTTTTCTATGTTGTAATGATGAGCAATAGCGCATTATGATTATCCATACATTAAATATTGTGATTATCCATGTTCTTTGTAATTTATCATTTCAAGGTCGCACATGTAGAAGGGTGTGTCTTAGTCAGTAAGATGGACTGATGATGTGATGATGTCAATGCAGCGCACGGTCACCCCAGCCAAGCCTTCACTCCAGAGATACTTTCCTGAACTAGTAGTAGCGAAGAGTAGAGACacagagtatttaacaaaaaaaaaaACCCAGCCCTAGTAAGAAAGCACCACTCTACAAAAATTAGCAAGAACATACGGAAATTTTCTAAATCCATGGCAAAAAAATTACCAAATGAAGATTAGACACATTTAAACCTGtttatgatagggttggcccacGCATCAGGATTGATGTGGCACCTTAACTCAACACCGTCTATTTGATCGGCAAGTTAGACGTCATGACAtataggacccacatgtcagtcttAAAAAAATTAACCAAGTCTCCTCCTTCCTCCGGCCTGTCTACTGCATCATCCTCGACTATGGCAAGCAGCCACTGCCGCCGGCTGAAGGCAAGGTCAAAAGCTCGGAGCGGCGCTCGCGGCAGCCAGCTAGCCAAGCTAGCACACAACCTGCTGGATGCATCCAGCTACTTGTGTGCTAGCTTGGAACTGCGGTGTGGCGGCTTTGCTCGCGCATGAGGAGCGCTCGGGCCAGGCAGCTAGCCCGCGAGCAGCTTGCTCGTGCGTGAGCCGCGCTTGGGCCAGCCAGCCAGCCCGGGCGGAGGCCAGGTGGCTTGCTCGCCCATCACTGGCGCCAGCGTCGACCACGCATACGAAAATTTTCAAGAAAAATGCTTGGATACGAAAGAAGAGGATTGCTACTTACATGTGGATCCCATCTGTCATAACAGTCAACACAACGATCAAACAAACGGCGTTGACTTAAGGTGCCTTGTCAGCCCTGACGCGTGGGCCAACCCTGTCTTAAACGAATTTAAACGAGTCAAATCGGCATTTGTAGTATTTTGCCAAGGATTATGAAATTTCGTTATGTTTATGCTAACTTTTGTAGAGTGATAGTTTCTTGCTATGACTGATTggaatgtggtagttttttgttaaatattCTAGAAACACATGTCTGATCCAAAGAAGCCACGTGGAAGACCAGAGTAGCATGTTAAATACTCTAGAAACACATGTTTAATCCAAAGAAGCCTCTTCTGTTACAACACATACAGAAGTGGTGAGCAGCACGTTAATGTCCTCGTAATAGTTGCTTATGATGACCAACTTTTTTTCCTCGTTTCTGAATTTTTTTTCCCGTGTTGCCGAAGAATAGGTACTTGTAAACTCTCGGTAATTTCTATTTTCCGAAAACTATTCAAATGACTTTTGAACAGGGAGTCGATCATGCGACAACCAACTGGTAGAGACCTGTCACTACCACCAAGCCATCGAGTTTATTCTGATGAACTTGGCATGCATG
Above is a window of Triticum aestivum cultivar Chinese Spring chromosome 6B, IWGSC CS RefSeq v2.1, whole genome shotgun sequence DNA encoding:
- the LOC123136036 gene encoding probable sodium/metabolite cotransporter BASS3, chloroplastic, with protein sequence MSVAVAAASSSLPSRYALGHANSHRPLRFVSSPPQPCASPASLLRRRRAAAPTTFCSAPSLGRVGWPRREGSAWLLSFSAEADASPSDAEGAGDPSEAVSALLPLVVVATAVAALGNPATFSWVSKELYAPALGGIMLSIGIKLSFDDFALAFKRPVPLSIGYMAQYMLKPLLGVLIARVFRMPSAFFAGFMLTCCVSGAQLSSYASFLGKGDVALSILLTTYSTISSVIVTPILTGLLIGSVVPVNGIAMAKSILQVVLLPVTVGLLLNTYAKPVVNVIQPVMPFVAMVCTSLCIGSPLAINRTMLLSSQGFMLLLPIVTFHIAAFVVGYWVSKLPQLRQEEPVCRTISVCTGMQSSTLAGLLATQFLGISQAVPAACSVVVMAIFGLTLASYWGSGMRIRDIPSRFFPQASADARS